The proteins below are encoded in one region of Shewanella putrefaciens:
- a CDS encoding peptidoglycan binding protein CsiV, translating to MLRQLAVSIATLIALSHSQLARAEAWFEVEVYVFERQSQTTEQWPDAPIATNTHSAIDFISPLVAQVVTPVGSAATPCTLVFDADANSHCAEQLNADGTTVDSFSSDGTSAPAAINTAATEYRYPSSIPSEIGNNNTANASSGGDALLLPSSRGKFASIISSLSRERGNRSLLHMTWQQPMRSKSSAVPIRLFAGKDFSGTYHFDGRKIAAQALNEPMLNADGTPMPIPTVSPVWELDGTLNIYLNHYLYIETALNLRKEGRKLMAVENTDLTTAATPQPKVMTPYLMAIPLEQNRRVKSEEIHYLDHPEMGMVIQIRKMAQPSNPVGQDAGVAQTVQY from the coding sequence GTGTTACGTCAACTCGCGGTCTCTATCGCTACACTCATTGCACTCTCACACAGCCAGCTTGCCCGTGCCGAAGCTTGGTTCGAGGTGGAAGTCTATGTGTTTGAACGCCAAAGCCAAACAACCGAGCAGTGGCCAGATGCCCCCATTGCCACCAACACCCATAGCGCCATCGACTTTATTTCTCCCCTTGTTGCCCAAGTTGTCACCCCTGTGGGCTCTGCGGCAACACCCTGCACGCTAGTGTTTGATGCCGATGCCAATAGCCACTGCGCAGAGCAACTCAATGCCGACGGCACGACTGTCGATAGCTTCAGCAGCGATGGCACATCGGCTCCTGCTGCAATAAACACAGCTGCCACCGAATACCGCTATCCATCGTCTATCCCATCTGAAATCGGTAACAACAATACCGCTAATGCTTCGTCCGGTGGTGATGCCCTATTACTCCCCAGCAGCCGAGGGAAATTTGCCAGTATCATCAGTAGTTTATCGAGGGAGCGTGGTAATCGCAGCCTATTGCATATGACATGGCAGCAACCGATGCGCAGTAAAAGTAGCGCAGTGCCTATCCGCTTATTTGCGGGTAAAGACTTCTCTGGCACCTACCATTTCGATGGCCGTAAAATTGCGGCACAAGCATTAAACGAACCCATGTTAAATGCCGATGGTACCCCAATGCCCATACCGACAGTATCACCCGTTTGGGAACTAGATGGCACGCTCAATATTTATTTAAACCATTATTTATATATCGAAACGGCCTTAAATCTGCGCAAGGAAGGCAGAAAATTAATGGCCGTTGAAAATACCGATTTGACGACGGCCGCCACTCCACAGCCTAAGGTGATGACACCTTATTTAATGGCGATTCCACTCGAGCAAAATCGCCGTGTAAAGAGTGAGGAGATCCATTACTTAGATCATCCAGAAATGGGCATGGTGATCCAAATTCGTAAGATGGCACAACCTAGCAACCCCGTTGGACAGGACGCTGGAGTGGCACAAACCGTCCAGTATTAA
- a CDS encoding DUF4145 domain-containing protein encodes MLNENALLTLSKIKALSDELRAKNPPPEDTGHSIEQPIIYLSLVKGTRGYIEKLSHQINGTYENGWYDSCAVMIRRLIETLIIECFESKGIANKIQNSDGDFLYLSDLISAALSESSWNIGRNAKKSLKALKDIGDKSAHSRRFIAQRRDIDNVMADIRNVVQELIFLASLK; translated from the coding sequence ATGTTAAACGAAAATGCGTTGCTAACTCTGTCAAAGATTAAAGCTCTTAGTGATGAGTTAAGGGCGAAAAATCCCCCCCCGGAAGATACGGGACATAGCATAGAGCAACCGATAATCTATTTGTCATTGGTAAAAGGGACTCGGGGATATATAGAAAAGCTATCACATCAGATAAATGGAACTTATGAAAATGGCTGGTATGATAGTTGTGCAGTAATGATCAGGCGCCTGATTGAAACTCTTATTATTGAATGCTTTGAATCAAAAGGTATTGCCAACAAAATACAAAATAGTGACGGCGATTTCCTATATTTAAGCGATTTGATTTCAGCAGCTTTATCAGAAAGTTCATGGAATATTGGTCGTAACGCTAAAAAATCACTTAAAGCACTTAAAGATATTGGTGATAAATCAGCCCATAGCAGAAGATTTATTGCTCAGAGGCGGGATATCGACAATGTAATGGCAGATATAAGAAATGTCGTGCAAGAGTTGATTTTTCTGGCATCTCTCAAATGA
- the lolD gene encoding lipoprotein-releasing ABC transporter ATP-binding protein LolD — protein sequence MQDVLLQVQSVSKSYHDGAVTTQVLSNVDLQVFKGEQLAIVGSSGSGKSTLLHIMGTLDEPTSGKVLLLGEDLYRVSSARQAQIRNQDLGFIYQFHHLLPEFTALENVAMPAFIQGKDRKQALADAQVLLERVGLGHRMTHLPAELSGGERQRVAIARALINQPKLVLADEPTGNLDANSGDAVYELIRELANQLGTAFVVVTHDHKLAGRMDRQLMMKNGYLQLAAETQV from the coding sequence ATGCAAGACGTGTTACTGCAAGTGCAGAGTGTCAGTAAGAGTTACCACGACGGCGCCGTGACCACCCAAGTGTTATCGAATGTGGACTTACAGGTGTTTAAGGGTGAACAGTTGGCGATCGTCGGCAGTTCGGGCTCGGGCAAGAGTACGCTACTGCATATTATGGGCACATTAGATGAGCCTACATCGGGTAAGGTGTTGCTGCTGGGTGAAGATTTATACCGCGTCAGCAGTGCGCGTCAGGCGCAGATCCGTAATCAAGATTTAGGTTTTATCTACCAGTTCCACCATTTATTACCTGAGTTTACTGCGTTGGAAAACGTGGCTATGCCTGCTTTTATTCAAGGTAAAGATCGTAAGCAGGCACTCGCCGATGCGCAAGTTTTGTTAGAGCGGGTCGGGTTAGGTCATCGCATGACCCATCTTCCCGCGGAACTCTCGGGCGGTGAACGTCAACGGGTGGCGATCGCGCGGGCCTTGATCAATCAGCCTAAGTTGGTGCTTGCCGATGAACCTACGGGTAACTTAGATGCCAACAGTGGCGATGCTGTGTATGAACTGATCCGCGAGTTAGCCAATCAACTCGGCACGGCCTTTGTGGTAGTGACCCATGATCACAAACTGGCTGGGCGCATGGACCGGCAATTGATGATGAAAAACGGTTACCTGCAATTAGCGGCGGAAACCCAAGTATGA
- a CDS encoding transposase: MTSARRQLIDASATPFYHVINRCVRRAFLCGEDKLTGRSYEHRRGWIVGKIKALSAIFCIDICAYAVMSNHYHLVLKIDVDKAKSLTQKDIISRWCQITKGHAVATKYMNGDALIDGEVMLLDGLLAEWHERLSSISWFMRCLNEEIARKANREDECKGAFWEGRFKSQALLDEQALLACMMYVDLNPIRAGIADSLQSSDFTSIQERISSLDPQDDAFPSLNTLVQSANKRPQTTHPSLAKFDGSTHLSQQSGIPFHFADYLELIDWTGRAIRQDKKGYIDNQRPKLLNELGIAPDAWLTSAKEFRRQYSGISGRWDAMCEFKKQHNSGKWCKGKASSQALHP, translated from the coding sequence ATGACCTCGGCCAGAAGACAGTTAATTGATGCCAGTGCGACGCCTTTCTATCATGTGATAAATCGCTGTGTTCGTAGGGCTTTCTTGTGTGGTGAGGATAAACTCACGGGCCGCAGTTACGAGCATAGACGTGGCTGGATTGTGGGTAAAATCAAGGCATTATCTGCGATTTTTTGCATTGATATTTGCGCCTATGCGGTGATGAGCAACCACTATCATTTAGTGCTTAAAATTGATGTCGACAAGGCAAAATCGTTAACACAAAAAGACATTATCAGCCGCTGGTGTCAAATCACTAAAGGCCATGCCGTCGCCACTAAGTATATGAATGGTGATGCTTTAATCGACGGTGAAGTCATGTTGCTTGATGGCTTACTCGCTGAGTGGCATGAGCGTTTATCCAGCATATCTTGGTTTATGCGCTGTTTAAATGAAGAAATTGCCCGTAAGGCCAATCGTGAAGATGAGTGTAAAGGCGCTTTCTGGGAAGGTCGGTTTAAATCGCAAGCGCTGTTAGATGAGCAAGCTTTGCTGGCATGCATGATGTATGTGGATTTAAATCCAATCAGGGCAGGAATTGCTGACTCTTTGCAATCCTCTGATTTTACATCGATTCAAGAAAGAATTAGCTCGCTAGACCCGCAAGATGACGCTTTTCCCTCACTTAACACACTGGTTCAATCCGCCAATAAACGACCGCAAACAACACACCCATCCCTCGCCAAATTTGATGGTTCAACACATCTAAGTCAACAATCTGGCATTCCATTTCATTTTGCCGATTATCTGGAACTGATAGATTGGACAGGCAGAGCGATTCGCCAAGATAAAAAAGGTTATATCGATAATCAACGACCCAAACTGCTTAATGAATTAGGCATTGCGCCCGATGCTTGGCTCACTTCAGCTAAAGAATTTCGCCGTCAATACAGTGGTATAAGTGGTCGATGGGATGCGATGTGCGAGTTTAAAAAGCAGCACAACAGCGGGAAATGGTGTAAAGGCAAAGCATCAAGCCAAGCGTTACATCCTTAA
- the mfd gene encoding transcription-repair coupling factor, with translation MTHISALTPPVVKKSTQVQTLSCIAGVCQAVTLGSVVRQHKGTTLVVSSDTPSALSLELELNYLLSADGIKVRLFPDRETLPYDSFSPHQDLISQRLETLSQISQAEHSVVIVPVSTLMMRLPPKSFLSANVFVLKKGDKYQLQDVRQHLTDTGYHLVEQVYEHGEFAIRGSILDIFPTGVNMPLRIELFDDEVETIRHFDPETQRSLHPVDAIRLLPAKEFPTDSAAIEGFRQRYRRRFEVIVKEPESVYQLVSRNLMPAGIENYLPLFFDDIATLFDYLPKDTQLVTLGDIEKSARAHLQEVEHRYQDRRVDPLRPLLAPKELYLLIEELFAAFKPLPRYQFIAPSLGANDDKDSVIDAQLLPDISANHKLKQPLLALQDYAQSAPRILFSAESEGRREALFELLGKIQLKPTLFSHFNEFIQSDAKLGLIVSPLSRGCLLKLGPKDAVSIICETELFGHRISQQRRREKQRQISNDALIKNLAELKVGQPIVHLEHGVALYQGLITLDTGGLVAEYLQLEYAGGDKLYVPVSNLHLISRYSMGADGDAHLNKLGNETWAKAKNKAIEKIRDVAAELLDVYARRQARPGESCAIDEEEYAQFAQGFPFEETVDQESAIHAVLADMQSPTAMDRLVCGDVGFGKTEVAMRAAFVAVNAGKQVVVLVPTTLLAQQHYENFKDRFADWPVVTEVMSRFRTAKEQDQVLKQLEEGKVDIVIGTHKLLQSQVKFENLGLLIIDEEHRFGVRQKEKIKALRANVDILTLTATPIPRTLNMAMSGMRDLSIIATPPAKRLAVKTFVREFDLATVREAILREILRGGQVYYLHNNVESIEKCAQDIIDLLPEARVVVAHGQMRERDLERVMSDFYHQRFNVLVCTTIIETGIDVPSANTIIIERADTFGLAQLHQLRGRVGRSHHQAYAYLMTPHPKRMTSDARKRLEAIDALEDLGAGFMLATQDLEIRGAGELLGDEQSGHISKIGFSLYMEMLESAVKALKQGKEPSLAQMLNQQCEIELRIPALLPEAYVGDVNIRLSLYKRIAGCETEAALDELKVELIDRFGLLPEATKNLMEMTLYKHQATRLGATKIEVHATGGSIEFSNDHVIDPGFIIGLLQSQPQIYRMEGPNKLKFSLPAETAKDRLALVKLLLEQLSQHQSQHRLGDE, from the coding sequence ATGACTCACATTTCAGCCTTAACGCCACCCGTCGTCAAAAAGAGTACTCAAGTGCAAACCCTGTCCTGCATCGCGGGGGTTTGCCAAGCCGTGACACTGGGCAGTGTTGTTCGCCAACATAAAGGCACGACGCTTGTCGTTAGCAGTGATACGCCCAGTGCCTTGAGCCTAGAATTAGAACTCAACTATTTACTGAGCGCCGATGGCATTAAGGTACGTTTATTCCCCGATAGGGAAACCCTGCCCTACGATAGTTTTTCGCCCCATCAGGATCTGATCTCCCAGCGTTTAGAGACACTCTCACAGATCTCTCAGGCCGAACACAGTGTAGTCATAGTGCCAGTCAGCACCTTGATGATGCGATTGCCGCCCAAATCCTTTTTGAGTGCTAACGTGTTTGTGCTGAAAAAAGGCGATAAATATCAATTACAAGATGTACGACAACACTTAACCGATACTGGCTATCATTTAGTCGAGCAAGTGTACGAGCACGGTGAGTTTGCGATTCGCGGGTCAATTTTAGATATCTTTCCGACGGGCGTGAATATGCCGCTGCGTATCGAGCTGTTCGATGATGAAGTGGAAACGATTCGCCATTTCGACCCCGAAACCCAGCGCTCCTTACACCCAGTCGATGCCATTCGTTTATTGCCTGCGAAGGAATTCCCCACCGACAGCGCCGCCATCGAAGGTTTTAGACAGAGATACCGCCGCCGTTTCGAAGTGATAGTCAAAGAGCCAGAGTCCGTTTACCAATTGGTGAGTCGTAATCTGATGCCGGCGGGGATTGAAAACTATCTGCCGCTATTTTTTGATGACATTGCGACCCTGTTCGATTACCTCCCCAAGGACACCCAGCTGGTCACCTTAGGCGATATTGAAAAGTCGGCTCGCGCCCATTTGCAAGAAGTCGAACATCGCTACCAAGATAGACGCGTCGATCCACTGCGGCCATTACTGGCGCCTAAAGAACTGTATTTACTGATAGAAGAGTTATTTGCGGCCTTTAAACCCCTGCCCCGATATCAGTTTATTGCACCCAGTTTGGGAGCTAACGACGATAAGGACTCAGTGATCGATGCCCAGTTATTACCCGATATCAGTGCCAATCACAAATTAAAACAACCCCTATTGGCATTGCAGGATTACGCTCAAAGTGCCCCGCGCATCCTATTCAGTGCTGAATCCGAAGGGCGACGTGAGGCCCTGTTCGAACTCTTAGGTAAAATCCAGCTTAAACCCACGTTATTTAGCCATTTTAATGAATTTATTCAAAGCGATGCTAAATTGGGGCTCATAGTTTCGCCGCTATCACGGGGCTGTTTACTTAAGCTCGGTCCAAAGGATGCGGTCAGCATTATTTGTGAAACCGAACTTTTTGGACACCGTATCTCCCAGCAGCGCCGCCGGGAAAAACAGCGCCAGATCAGCAATGATGCCCTGATTAAAAACCTTGCCGAACTCAAAGTGGGCCAACCCATAGTGCACCTAGAGCACGGAGTGGCATTATATCAAGGGCTTATCACCTTAGATACGGGCGGTCTGGTAGCGGAATACCTGCAATTGGAATACGCAGGGGGCGATAAACTCTATGTGCCAGTCTCGAATCTGCACCTTATTAGTCGCTACAGCATGGGGGCCGATGGCGATGCGCACCTAAATAAACTCGGCAACGAGACTTGGGCCAAGGCAAAAAATAAAGCCATTGAAAAAATCCGTGATGTGGCAGCTGAGTTGCTCGACGTTTATGCCCGTCGTCAGGCTCGTCCAGGTGAAAGCTGCGCAATTGACGAAGAGGAATACGCCCAGTTTGCCCAAGGGTTCCCCTTCGAAGAGACGGTCGATCAAGAGAGTGCCATTCATGCGGTATTAGCGGATATGCAATCGCCAACCGCCATGGACAGATTAGTTTGCGGCGATGTGGGCTTTGGTAAAACCGAAGTGGCCATGCGCGCCGCCTTTGTGGCCGTCAACGCAGGTAAGCAAGTGGTTGTCCTAGTGCCGACCACACTGCTTGCCCAGCAACATTATGAAAACTTTAAGGACAGATTCGCCGACTGGCCAGTCGTCACCGAAGTCATGTCTCGTTTTCGAACGGCTAAAGAGCAAGACCAAGTGCTTAAGCAACTTGAAGAAGGCAAAGTCGATATCGTTATTGGTACGCATAAGTTACTGCAATCCCAAGTGAAATTTGAAAACTTAGGCTTACTTATCATAGATGAAGAACACAGATTCGGTGTGCGCCAAAAGGAAAAAATCAAAGCGCTGCGGGCCAATGTGGATATTTTAACCCTGACGGCAACGCCTATCCCGCGCACCTTAAATATGGCCATGTCGGGTATGCGCGATTTATCGATTATCGCCACGCCCCCCGCCAAACGCTTAGCCGTCAAAACCTTTGTGCGTGAATTCGATCTCGCCACAGTGCGCGAGGCCATACTGCGGGAAATCCTCCGCGGTGGCCAAGTGTATTATCTGCACAATAATGTTGAAAGTATTGAGAAATGTGCCCAGGACATTATCGATTTATTGCCTGAAGCACGGGTCGTCGTGGCCCACGGGCAAATGCGAGAGCGGGATCTTGAGCGGGTGATGTCGGATTTTTATCATCAAAGGTTCAACGTCTTAGTCTGTACCACTATTATCGAAACCGGTATTGATGTGCCCAGTGCCAATACCATTATTATCGAGCGTGCCGATACCTTTGGTCTGGCGCAATTGCACCAACTGCGTGGCCGTGTCGGTCGCTCGCACCATCAGGCCTATGCCTATTTAATGACGCCGCACCCTAAACGTATGACCAGTGATGCGCGTAAACGCTTAGAAGCCATTGATGCCCTCGAAGATCTTGGGGCAGGTTTTATGCTCGCCACCCAAGATTTAGAGATCCGCGGCGCCGGTGAACTCTTAGGCGATGAGCAGAGCGGCCATATCTCAAAAATTGGCTTTAGCTTATATATGGAAATGCTTGAATCTGCGGTCAAAGCTCTTAAACAAGGCAAAGAGCCGTCGCTCGCGCAAATGCTGAATCAGCAATGTGAAATTGAACTGAGGATCCCAGCGCTACTCCCAGAGGCGTATGTGGGCGATGTCAATATTCGTCTATCCTTGTATAAACGGATTGCGGGCTGCGAAACTGAGGCGGCGCTCGACGAATTAAAAGTCGAATTGATCGACCGTTTTGGCTTGTTACCCGAGGCCACTAAAAACCTGATGGAAATGACACTCTATAAACATCAGGCGACTCGCCTAGGCGCAACTAAAATTGAAGTGCATGCCACGGGGGGCAGTATCGAATTTAGCAATGACCATGTGATCGACCCAGGCTTTATTATTGGATTACTCCAAAGCCAGCCACAAATCTATCGAATGGAAGGGCCGAATAAGTTAAAGTTCAGCCTTCCCGCTGAAACGGCGAAGGATAGGCTCGCTTTAGTCAAACTCTTGCTCGAACAACTATCTCAACATCAATCGCAACATCGTCTTGGAGATGAATAG
- a CDS encoding lipoprotein-releasing ABC transporter permease subunit has protein sequence MDLRFPFYVGYRYWRARKANAFASFITIFAVSGIFLGVAALIVVSSVMNGLEGQLKERILGAVPQLTIYTEAPLSDWTVQATALKTLPSVKGVTPSVSTQAMVQSAANIRAVQVFGIFPELAQTLSAVALHTYSGAFDELTSGQYKVILGAELARQLKVSPGDTVRLLSGDGVVYSPLGPVPSQRKFLVSGIFEMGSQVDAGVAYIHYQDAKRLMRQPSDEINQLRLYLDDSFTAPALAPKVQHILAKQGIKATTSDWRDTYGHLFSAVKMEKNMMSLMLSLIVAVAAFNIVSALVMMVVDKTTDVAVLKTQGLTTASVMGIFVVQGSLNAVLGLVLGLGVGILLTLNLNGIMSSLGISILGAGQVLPVKLELVQLSAIVIGTLAVTLLATLYPALRAARVQPATALRYE, from the coding sequence ATGGATCTACGATTTCCCTTCTACGTTGGTTACCGCTATTGGCGGGCCAGAAAGGCAAATGCCTTTGCTTCTTTTATTACGATATTTGCCGTGTCAGGCATTTTTTTAGGCGTGGCGGCGCTCATTGTGGTCAGTTCGGTGATGAATGGTCTGGAGGGGCAGCTAAAGGAGCGTATTCTCGGCGCCGTTCCCCAGTTAACTATTTATACTGAGGCTCCCCTAAGCGATTGGACTGTTCAAGCGACGGCACTGAAGACGTTACCAAGTGTGAAGGGCGTGACCCCCAGTGTGTCGACCCAAGCTATGGTGCAATCGGCCGCGAATATTCGCGCGGTGCAGGTCTTTGGGATCTTTCCCGAGCTTGCGCAAACCTTGTCTGCGGTTGCTCTACATACTTATTCTGGCGCCTTTGATGAGCTGACGAGCGGACAATATAAGGTGATCTTAGGGGCAGAGCTTGCCCGTCAGCTCAAGGTGAGCCCTGGGGATACCGTTAGATTATTGAGTGGCGATGGTGTGGTTTACTCGCCGCTTGGGCCTGTACCGAGCCAACGTAAGTTTTTGGTCTCGGGTATCTTTGAAATGGGCTCGCAGGTCGACGCGGGCGTGGCCTATATCCATTATCAGGATGCGAAACGCCTAATGCGTCAACCGAGCGATGAGATCAATCAACTTAGACTCTATTTAGACGACTCTTTCACTGCCCCAGCCTTAGCGCCTAAAGTGCAGCATATACTCGCTAAACAAGGGATTAAGGCGACGACCAGCGATTGGCGCGACACCTATGGGCATTTATTTAGCGCAGTGAAAATGGAAAAAAACATGATGTCACTGATGCTGAGTTTAATTGTGGCCGTGGCTGCTTTTAACATTGTTTCTGCACTCGTGATGATGGTGGTCGATAAAACCACCGATGTGGCGGTACTTAAGACGCAGGGCCTGACAACGGCCTCGGTGATGGGGATCTTTGTCGTTCAAGGCTCGCTCAATGCCGTATTAGGATTAGTGCTGGGCTTAGGTGTCGGCATCCTACTGACGCTTAATCTCAATGGCATTATGTCGAGCTTAGGTATTTCTATTTTAGGGGCAGGGCAAGTGTTACCCGTAAAGCTGGAGTTGGTACAATTGTCGGCCATTGTGATAGGCACTTTAGCGGTAACTTTGTTGGCAACCCTCTATCCGGCGCTGCGCGCGGCTAGAGTGCAACCTGCCACGGCGCTGCGATACGAATAA
- a CDS encoding acylphosphatase → MKRVLIRLTGKVQGVGCRHAILTKARALGVTGYVTNCSDGSVEVLAQGSDIAVNNLIAWCEVSVPCTDGLTVTVGEDKADDIYLDFSIVQS, encoded by the coding sequence ATGAAGCGAGTATTAATTCGTTTGACTGGTAAAGTACAAGGTGTGGGATGTCGGCATGCGATACTGACAAAGGCGAGAGCCTTAGGTGTGACAGGTTATGTGACCAACTGTAGCGATGGCAGTGTTGAAGTGTTAGCCCAAGGCAGTGATATTGCCGTGAATAACTTGATTGCCTGGTGCGAAGTGAGTGTGCCCTGCACCGACGGACTCACAGTGACTGTGGGGGAAGATAAAGCCGATGATATTTACCTCGACTTTTCGATTGTGCAATCTTAG
- the ycfP gene encoding alpha/beta hydrolase YcfP, protein MIFYLHGFDATSPGNHEKMRQLQFIDPDVRLLSYSTLHPRHDMQHLLKEVAKQMQYTDDPAPLMVGVGLGGYWAERIGFLNGLKSVLINPNLHPEENMQGKIDRPEEYADIANKCVSQFRLKNTQRAMCIFSVSDGVFDNQQLASELKPYYSIEWDEVQPHKFPQLAAHLPKIKAFKLA, encoded by the coding sequence ATGATTTTCTATCTTCACGGATTTGATGCTACTAGCCCTGGTAATCATGAGAAAATGCGGCAGTTGCAGTTTATTGACCCCGATGTGCGTTTATTAAGTTACAGCACGCTACACCCTAGGCACGATATGCAGCATCTGCTCAAGGAAGTGGCTAAGCAGATGCAATATACCGACGACCCAGCGCCTTTGATGGTTGGCGTTGGGCTCGGGGGATATTGGGCCGAGCGAATTGGCTTTTTAAACGGCCTAAAATCAGTGTTAATTAACCCCAACTTGCACCCTGAAGAGAATATGCAGGGCAAGATTGACCGCCCTGAAGAATATGCCGATATTGCGAATAAATGTGTATCGCAATTTCGACTTAAAAACACCCAAAGAGCCATGTGTATTTTTTCTGTCAGTGATGGGGTGTTCGATAATCAGCAACTCGCTAGCGAGTTAAAGCCCTATTATTCGATTGAATGGGATGAAGTTCAGCCCCATAAATTCCCCCAACTCGCTGCACATCTTCCCAAAATAAAAGCGTTTAAGTTGGCGTGA
- a CDS encoding DUF5343 domain-containing protein, with translation MAEEKKKGYPKIAQANWFGLRDKLKQRVPNEISASYVASAMGMAEGSARANVISPLKLLGIISEESKPTELAYDWRDDSKYPEVCEKIIESIYPQELQDLFHTADAQPADVTSWFMRDAKVGEPAAKMFASTYLMLLQKSPDSVKEPTKAKVAKPKLEKVKSEKKALPEKNNKANVEEKSEQSSAENNSSPGFSPRLHIDVQVHISPESSPEQIDKIFESMAKHLKGFKS, from the coding sequence ATGGCTGAAGAGAAAAAGAAGGGATATCCAAAAATTGCTCAAGCTAACTGGTTTGGTTTGAGAGACAAGCTGAAGCAAAGAGTGCCTAATGAAATAAGTGCTTCATACGTAGCAAGTGCGATGGGAATGGCTGAAGGCTCTGCCAGGGCCAATGTTATCTCGCCCTTAAAACTACTGGGAATAATAAGTGAAGAGTCAAAGCCTACCGAGCTGGCTTACGACTGGCGAGACGACTCTAAATATCCAGAGGTCTGTGAAAAAATAATTGAATCTATATACCCTCAGGAACTACAAGATCTTTTCCACACTGCTGACGCACAACCTGCTGATGTCACATCTTGGTTTATGAGAGATGCAAAAGTCGGAGAGCCTGCTGCAAAAATGTTTGCTTCGACTTATCTAATGCTACTTCAGAAAAGTCCAGATAGTGTGAAAGAGCCAACGAAAGCCAAAGTAGCTAAACCAAAACTCGAAAAAGTAAAATCTGAAAAAAAGGCATTGCCAGAAAAGAATAATAAGGCAAACGTCGAAGAAAAATCTGAGCAGAGTTCAGCTGAGAACAATAGTTCACCTGGCTTTTCACCACGGCTACATATTGATGTTCAAGTTCATATATCACCTGAAAGCTCACCAGAGCAAATAGATAAAATTTTTGAATCTATGGCTAAACATTTGAAAGGTTTTAAGAGCTGA